GTATGGGACAACGGCTACCCATGCCGAGTAGTTGGACCTGAGTGGAGCAAGTCCAATGCCCTCACCCCCGCAGCTCTTGATAGGAATGTCGGATAATGTTCGTTGAGGTAACGCGCTGATAATCCGACCTATTCCCTGCATCAATCCTGTGGTTCGTGACGAGACAGGCGATTCTGTCGCACCCCCACTGTACGCAAATTTTCTCCCGCCAAGACATCTCTGGCCAGATCGCCAGACCGCAGCCACATACTGACGTAGAAAGACCAAAAAGACCCGCCGGTCATTGAACGAATCACACACAAACAGCCACATACGGCCATCCATGCCTGATCAGAAATGCGCAAGTTACTTTGTCAAACTCCGCCCTTGTTGTAGCATCAAGCCACCGTCACTGAGTCGGAAGGAGTCGGCTGATGCACTTCGTTCGAATCGGAAACCGCGCGCTGAATCTGGACAGTATTACCCACTGCGAGGTGCAGGTCTGGCACGATGCCATGTCGGTAAAAATCTATCTGACCGGCATGGCGAACAATACGCCGGTGGTCCTCAACGAAGAAGAAGCGAAGGAGTTCTGGAAGTACATCGAATATGTGGCGGAAAAACCCGTCTAGGTGGTTTTCGCCCTCAGGCCCCGTTGCCCTTGATTCCCATCCAGTCCTTCCTACAGAAGCACCTTTGCAATCCCCGTCACATGCGCTACACTTCCCCTCAGAAGGGGAGGGCATTCTTTATGACACGAACCGTCTCTGCCACCCACATTGGCATGCTCATGATGTGGCTATCGCTGGCGGCCGGCTGCGCCGACGAATACGTCGCCTATCATAAAGTCACCGGCGAGCCTCTCATCCTGACACGCCGGGCCTATACACAGGAGGCCTGTCTCAAACAGATCCAGCAAGACTCCGATGAACTCGGCGTGACGTTGCGATATGTGCATATGAAGGGATCGCTGTTCGGGCAATCGCTCTTGTGGCCATTTGAGCCGGGCTACGCCTGCGAAGCCGCCATTGGCCCGCCAGATATTCGCCGGGGCATTTATCCGCGCGAAGAAGGGCGCGTGCTGTCACAGTTACAATAACCGACGCTCTTCATCTTCCCCGCCTGAAATATGGTGCCGCGCACTGGATCTCTCGCAGTTCTCCTCCCCCCATCGAAATATCGAGAAATCCTTGTATGCCCAACATGTTGCGTTATACTCACACCCATGGACTCCTGACCGAATTGCCATCGCAGGAGTCGAGTTTTTCAAGATCTGAAATAGCCACGACTGAGGACGTGACGCTCAATGATCAAGTTATTGTTGGTCGAAGATGACAATGTCGATGCGCACCTCACCCAGGATATTCTGGCTGAGTGGAGCATTGAGCAATTCGACATCACGCACGTGACCAGGCTCAGCGAGGCCTTTGATTGCCTTGGGCGCAGTCACTACGATGCCATACTGCTGGATCTCTCATTGCCTGACGCCTACGGAATCCCGACCCTGAAACAAGTTCAAGCCACCAGTCCGACGATTCCGATCATCGTGCTGAGCACGGTCAACGATCAAACGCTGTCCATCCAAGCGGTCCAGCAAGGCGCGCAGGATTATCTGGTCAAAGGCCAGGGCCACCCCGATCTGCTCGCCCGCTCCATCCGGTATGCCATCGAACGCAAGCGCGCGGAAGAGCGAATGACCTACCTGGCGCAATACGATCAATTGACCGGCTTGGTCAATCGAACCCTGTTTCGCGACCGGCTGATTCAAGCCATGGCCCGCAGCAAGCGCCTCCAGCGCCCGCTGGGCCTCATGCTGCTCGACCTCGACCGGTTCAAATCGGTGAACGATACGATGGGGCACAGCGTGGGCGATCTCCTCCTCAAATTGGTGGCGGATCGGCTGCGAACCTGCGTGCGGGAGATCGACACGGTCGCGCGAATGGGCGGCGACGAATTCACGATCATTCTGGAAGGCTGTGCGTCCGAAGAGGACATGGCCGTCGTGGCGCAGCGGATAACGGATGCGATTGCGGAGCCGTTCGATCTCGGCCATCATCATGCGTCAATCGGTGTCAGCATCGGCATCACCGTCTACCCGTCCGACGACCACGATGTGGACGACCTCTTAAAACATGCCGACGCCGCGATGTACCAGGCCAAACAAAAAGGCGGCTGCTCGTTTCATTTCCACGTTCATACTCCCACGACACCGGCCACCGGCCACGCCATTCGCCGCACGGCATAACTCTGTCCTGTGCCCGGTGACGCGGCAAAAACATCACAGGTGTCTCGATCTTGCCGTACAAATCTGTCGCTGAGAACCGCTTATACCAGAACGGCTCCAGATCTCTGCCGTTTCACAGTCGGAAACGTTCCGTTTCTCGCCGTTTGAGATGCCTCTTCACAGCCGCCTAATGGCACAACGATTGCGATACTCATCTCATCATGTTCCGCACGAATCTTGTCCGGCTGACTCGTTTGTTACTGAGGGGGACTATGAAGAAACTGAACACCATCGGATTGATCCTCGCCGCCACACTGCTTCTCTCCGCAACTCCATCTCTGGCCACCCCTGGCCAGCTCCAAGACACATCGCGCCGGCTCTACGACCGGGTAATGGAAGAGTTCAAGCATCGCGATTATGAGGCGGCGCTGGCCGGATTCCGATTTTTCATCGAAGTCCACAGCCACTCCGCCCTCGCCGCAAATGCGCAATACTGGATGGGGGAATGCCAATACCGGATGGGCCGCTACAAAGATGCGCTCACATCTTTCTATAATGTGGTGTCCTACTATCCGCTCAGCCAGAAACTCGCCGCCTCGACTCTGAAAATCGGCCAGACCTATTCGAAATTAGGGGATCAGGACAAAGCCCGTACGATGTATGAGCGTGTGGTGGATCAATACCCGGATAGCGCGGAAGCCGAACTCGCGCGAAAGGCCCTCGACACATCCATCGCCAAAATAGATCCGGCCCCTCATCCGGCCGAGTAAGCTCCGATGCGTGAATTTCTCGTCACGATCCGGCGATCCTTCATGCGTCCTCAGGATCAAGCCCGAACAACGAGGTCAGCGCCGGCACCGTATAGGCCTGCTTCGATCGCAATGTGACCAGCTTGATGCCGGCTGCATCGAGAATCTCTTTGACGATCCGCTGACGGTCGGCCTCCGGGCCACGGCGTGTTCCATCCTCGACCTGGACCACCTGCGCCACCTGCCTCGTGCCGGGATGAACCAGCACAAAATCGACCGGTTTGAGGGCAATCTCACGAAAAATCTGTGTCCGCTCCTTCCCTACCGCATCGACCGTGACGAACGCCCACAGAGGAACCTGGGAAAAGACCAGATAATAGTCCTGCACCGCGAGGCGCATCAGGTTATAGAGCACCACCTCCTGCTCCGTCAGCAACGGAGCCGGGGCCAGCGTGACACCGGCGGGAAGGACTGGGGCTGGAGCTTTTGCGGGAGCCGGAGATGGGTCCCGCTGCCAAAACACCAGCAGCAATACACCCGCCGCTACCACCCCGATGAGAATTGCGTCCAACGTCATGGGTTTCGTCTATGCGGACATGCGGCGATTCAACCGGCGGAGCCATCCTAGCCCACTGGGCACAATACAGCCCAACAGGGCCGGATGTGTCGCGCCGGTCACCGCCGGAACATTGCCGTACTGTTCCATGATGGTCTGATAGCCAAGTATCCCAAACGCCACCGCTTCCAAAGCCTTGCTATCCCACCCCAAGGCATCGAATGTCGTGACTGGAGCGGGAGAGAAGACGTCCGACAGATGCGCCATAATCGCGCGGTTGCGCACACCGCCACCGCCGACCACGACTTCGTCGATTCCACCGCCGTCAATCCATCGTCGGGCCGTGCCGACTGCCTCGGCGGTCCATCGGCTGCAGGTGGCGAGCAGGTCTTCGATCGACAGTTGCCGCGCCGCTT
The nucleotide sequence above comes from Nitrospira sp.. Encoded proteins:
- the ybgF gene encoding tol-pal system protein YbgF; translated protein: MKKLNTIGLILAATLLLSATPSLATPGQLQDTSRRLYDRVMEEFKHRDYEAALAGFRFFIEVHSHSALAANAQYWMGECQYRMGRYKDALTSFYNVVSYYPLSQKLAASTLKIGQTYSKLGDQDKARTMYERVVDQYPDSAEAELARKALDTSIAKIDPAPHPAE
- a CDS encoding GGDEF domain-containing response regulator is translated as MIKLLLVEDDNVDAHLTQDILAEWSIEQFDITHVTRLSEAFDCLGRSHYDAILLDLSLPDAYGIPTLKQVQATSPTIPIIVLSTVNDQTLSIQAVQQGAQDYLVKGQGHPDLLARSIRYAIERKRAEERMTYLAQYDQLTGLVNRTLFRDRLIQAMARSKRLQRPLGLMLLDLDRFKSVNDTMGHSVGDLLLKLVADRLRTCVREIDTVARMGGDEFTIILEGCASEEDMAVVAQRITDAIAEPFDLGHHHASIGVSIGITVYPSDDHDVDDLLKHADAAMYQAKQKGGCSFHFHVHTPTTPATGHAIRRTA
- a CDS encoding DUF2726 domain-containing protein, whose translation is MTLDAILIGVVAAGVLLLVFWQRDPSPAPAKAPAPVLPAGVTLAPAPLLTEQEVVLYNLMRLAVQDYYLVFSQVPLWAFVTVDAVGKERTQIFREIALKPVDFVLVHPGTRQVAQVVQVEDGTRRGPEADRQRIVKEILDAAGIKLVTLRSKQAYTVPALTSLFGLDPEDA